In Capsicum annuum cultivar UCD-10X-F1 unplaced genomic scaffold, UCD10Xv1.1 ctg2911, whole genome shotgun sequence, a genomic segment contains:
- the LOC124891030 gene encoding uncharacterized protein LOC124891030, protein MSFTCPYCFLKKKKIVHAFSLPQSIDQSLFITQKPTADFWISEKGSKRKKNRGQGGGSNKGKIWENYRFYFFFFRPKVEFPESVSSRENPRRQSLNLRPEKRYTKALFISRGLLG, encoded by the exons ATGTCCTTCACTTGTCCCTATTgctttctgaaaaaaaaaaaaatagttcacGCATTTTCTCTGCCCCAAAGCATTGATCAATCCCTTTTCATTACCCAAAAACCAAC GGCAGATTTTTGGATAAGTGAAAAGGGGAGTAAAAGGAAGAAAAACAGAGGCCAGGGTGGTGGTtctaataaaggaaaaatttggGAAAATTACaggttctatttcttcttttttcggCCTAAAGTCGAGTTCCCAGAGTCGGTTTCGTCGAGAGAAAATCCTAGACGTCAAAGCCTCAATTTGCGGCCCGAAAAAAG GTACACAAAAGCCTTATTCATCTCCAGAGGGCTTCTTGGATGA